One window of Novosphingobium sp. P6W genomic DNA carries:
- a CDS encoding nitroreductase/quinone reductase family protein — protein sequence MSDDTSAAIRDTRKDWITEHRDMYLESGGAQGHIMDITPVGGRSFATHCLVKYTGRKSGKVFITPLCYADIGGEVVICASKGGADHHPAWYLNVREAETVEFQVATQAFRATWREPEGAEREKVWDFMTFCHPFYGNYQKATTRVIPLVMLKAIEPIAVFKAADATGQRQY from the coding sequence ATGAGCGACGACACGTCAGCCGCGATCCGCGATACTCGCAAGGACTGGATCACCGAGCACCGCGACATGTACCTCGAATCCGGAGGTGCGCAGGGCCACATCATGGACATCACGCCGGTAGGCGGCCGCTCCTTCGCGACGCATTGCCTGGTCAAGTACACCGGGCGCAAAAGCGGCAAGGTCTTCATCACCCCGCTTTGCTACGCCGACATCGGCGGCGAAGTGGTGATCTGCGCGTCCAAGGGCGGTGCCGACCATCACCCGGCCTGGTATCTCAACGTGCGCGAGGCCGAAACGGTGGAATTTCAGGTCGCCACCCAGGCTTTCCGCGCAACCTGGCGCGAGCCCGAAGGCGCGGAGCGTGAAAAGGTCTGGGACTTCATGACCTTTTGCCACCCCTTCTACGGCAATTACCAGAAAGCCACCACGCGGGTGATCCCGCTGGTGATGCTCAAGGCGATCGAGCCGATTGCCGTCTTCAAGGCCGCCGATGCCACCGGCCAGCGCCAATACTGA
- a CDS encoding HlyD family secretion protein: MTDGVQDQKNGSGPDAGESVIEKKNRKPLLIGVAVAVVAVAAIYFLYDEFIGSRSVSTDNAYVGGESAEVTPLTAGQIAEVLVTDTQPVRKGQILMRLDDKDQRITLAQAEAQVEYATRRYGQSLANENALGAAADASATQIASAIAKQASAQATLAKAQEDFRRRNALAGGGAVSAEELTSARQALASAQAAGQEARAAVAQARASANSSRRQEEAARALTKGTSTETAPEILLAKAQLATAKLAMERTVIRAPIDGIIAKRSVQVGQKIETGTVAMMIVPVNALYVDANFKEDQLGKVRSGQPATVVSDFYGDDVEFHGKVVGFAGGTGAAFSLIPAQNATGNWIKVVQRLPVRIELDPKELKEHPLRIGLSMEAKIDLTSKD; the protein is encoded by the coding sequence ATGACTGATGGCGTGCAGGACCAGAAGAACGGTTCCGGCCCGGATGCTGGTGAAAGCGTGATCGAGAAGAAGAACCGCAAGCCGCTGTTGATCGGCGTTGCGGTGGCGGTCGTGGCGGTTGCCGCGATCTACTTCCTCTATGACGAGTTCATCGGCAGCCGCTCGGTCTCGACCGACAACGCCTATGTCGGGGGTGAGAGCGCGGAAGTGACCCCGCTGACCGCCGGCCAGATCGCCGAAGTGCTGGTCACCGATACCCAGCCGGTGCGCAAGGGCCAGATCCTGATGCGCCTCGACGACAAGGACCAGCGCATAACACTCGCCCAGGCCGAGGCGCAGGTGGAATACGCTACCCGCCGTTACGGCCAGTCTCTGGCGAACGAAAACGCGCTGGGCGCAGCGGCAGATGCCAGCGCCACCCAGATCGCTTCGGCGATCGCCAAGCAGGCATCGGCGCAGGCCACGCTTGCCAAGGCCCAGGAAGATTTCCGCCGCCGCAACGCACTCGCCGGCGGCGGCGCCGTTTCGGCAGAGGAACTGACCTCCGCCCGCCAGGCCCTGGCTTCGGCCCAGGCTGCGGGACAGGAAGCGCGCGCAGCGGTGGCTCAGGCCCGTGCCAGCGCCAACAGCTCACGCCGTCAGGAAGAAGCCGCCCGCGCGCTGACCAAGGGGACCAGCACTGAAACCGCGCCGGAAATCCTGCTCGCCAAGGCCCAGCTCGCCACGGCAAAGCTGGCGATGGAGCGCACCGTGATCCGCGCCCCGATCGACGGCATCATCGCCAAGCGCTCGGTGCAGGTCGGCCAGAAGATCGAGACGGGCACTGTCGCGATGATGATCGTGCCGGTGAACGCGCTCTACGTCGACGCCAACTTCAAGGAAGATCAGCTCGGCAAGGTCCGTTCGGGCCAGCCGGCCACCGTGGTCTCCGATTTCTACGGCGACGACGTGGAATTCCACGGCAAGGTCGTCGGCTTCGCAGGCGGCACCGGGGCGGCGTTCTCGCTGATCCCGGCGCAGAACGCGACCGGCAACTGGATCAAGGTGGTGCAGCGCCTGCCGGTGCGCATCGAACTCGATCCCAAGGAGCTGAAGGAGCATCCGCTGCGGATCGGCCTGTCGATGGAAGCCAAGATCGACCTGACGAGTAAGGACTGA
- a CDS encoding PhzF family phenazine biosynthesis protein, which yields MLLDLVDVFGSGPLSGNPLAVVRGEEGLDDAAMLRLTRWLGYSETTFLLPPEHPDADYRVRIFYPAGELPFAGHPTLGSAHAWLAAGGVPRQAGRVMQECGIGLVEVREDEERLAFRAPPLIRSGPLDDADRAEAARQAGVDEAQILAAVHAANGPGWRLLHLSSAEAVLAATPVSHVPLDTNVALLGAIAPGGAAQFEVRAFFADPAGKLVEDPVTGSLNAAVAQYLFASGQAQGSYVAAQGRKVGADGLVHCSQAADGEVWIAGRVETVSTGGVLFPKG from the coding sequence ATGTTGCTCGATCTGGTGGACGTATTCGGTTCGGGCCCGCTGAGCGGCAATCCGCTGGCGGTGGTGCGCGGGGAAGAAGGGCTGGACGATGCAGCCATGCTGCGATTGACGCGGTGGCTGGGTTATTCGGAAACCACGTTCCTGTTGCCGCCCGAGCATCCCGATGCCGATTACCGCGTGCGTATCTTCTATCCGGCGGGCGAACTGCCGTTTGCCGGTCACCCGACACTGGGCAGTGCCCATGCCTGGCTGGCGGCAGGCGGCGTTCCAAGGCAGGCGGGCCGCGTGATGCAGGAATGCGGCATCGGTCTCGTCGAAGTGCGCGAGGATGAGGAGCGGCTGGCCTTCCGCGCGCCGCCGCTGATTCGTTCCGGCCCGCTGGACGATGCCGACCGCGCCGAGGCCGCACGGCAGGCCGGTGTGGATGAGGCGCAGATACTCGCCGCCGTCCACGCTGCCAATGGTCCGGGCTGGCGGCTGCTGCATCTCTCTTCGGCAGAGGCAGTGCTGGCGGCAACGCCCGTTTCCCATGTTCCCTTGGATACGAATGTGGCGCTGCTGGGCGCCATTGCGCCGGGCGGCGCAGCGCAGTTCGAGGTGCGTGCCTTCTTCGCCGATCCCGCCGGCAAGCTGGTTGAGGACCCGGTAACCGGCAGCCTCAACGCGGCCGTGGCGCAGTACCTCTTCGCCAGCGGACAGGCGCAGGGCAGCTATGTCGCCGCGCAGGGCCGGAAGGTGGGCGCCGACGGTCTGGTCCACTGCTCGCAAGCGGCGGACGGGGAGGTATGGATCGCCGGCCGGGTGGAGACGGTCTCCACCGGCGGCGTCCTGTTCCCGAAAGGTTAG
- a CDS encoding MaoC family dehydratase N-terminal domain-containing protein, with translation MSDQDFDCSDIDQYLGKPMDFSPLREEIAPNDIRRWVHAMHYPNLVHFDPATAQASRWAALVAPQSFAIATDDGHGAAPACVGRIDNSHLLFGGDEWWFFGPRIKPGDVVTNTRVPFDYTVKQTGFGPTCFQRGDNNYSNQDGEQIARQRSTSIRYRASAGGDKVKTDDFDEPEWTDAEVEAMEERRFSWVQMLHDLGHKERWWDDVAVGDQLPERVFGPHSIASFATEWRAYIVNTWGAIDLRKQDLEGLGFTPEMAGYENDPDMLKVNPFLTDGAYYGPSRGHLFPKFARRIGMPRGYGYGASMGSWVTDYLSGWAGEHGMVVHSLANYRGPALTGDVTIQTAEVVDKSVDADGRALVHVKHLMKNQKGTTMCTGTAEIALPKKPA, from the coding sequence ATGAGCGATCAAGATTTCGACTGCTCCGACATCGACCAGTACCTGGGCAAGCCCATGGATTTCTCGCCCCTGCGCGAGGAAATCGCTCCCAACGACATCCGCCGCTGGGTCCATGCGATGCATTATCCCAACCTCGTCCATTTCGATCCGGCAACCGCGCAGGCCAGTCGCTGGGCCGCCCTTGTCGCCCCGCAGAGCTTCGCCATCGCGACCGACGACGGCCACGGCGCCGCGCCGGCCTGTGTGGGCCGGATCGACAATTCGCACCTCCTGTTCGGCGGCGACGAATGGTGGTTCTTCGGCCCCCGCATCAAGCCGGGCGACGTGGTCACCAATACCCGCGTTCCCTTTGACTACACCGTCAAGCAGACCGGCTTCGGCCCCACTTGCTTCCAGCGCGGCGACAACAACTATTCCAACCAGGACGGCGAGCAGATCGCCCGCCAGCGCTCAACCTCGATCCGCTACCGCGCATCTGCCGGCGGCGACAAGGTCAAGACGGACGACTTCGACGAGCCGGAATGGACCGACGCCGAAGTGGAAGCGATGGAGGAGCGCCGCTTCTCCTGGGTGCAGATGCTGCATGACCTGGGCCACAAGGAACGCTGGTGGGACGACGTGGCGGTGGGCGACCAGCTTCCCGAACGCGTCTTCGGCCCGCACTCGATCGCCAGCTTCGCTACCGAATGGCGCGCCTATATCGTCAACACCTGGGGCGCGATCGATTTGCGCAAGCAGGATCTCGAAGGGCTGGGCTTCACCCCCGAAATGGCCGGCTACGAGAACGACCCGGACATGCTCAAGGTCAATCCCTTCCTCACCGACGGCGCCTATTACGGCCCTTCGCGCGGTCACCTGTTCCCCAAATTCGCGCGGCGGATCGGCATGCCGCGCGGCTATGGTTACGGCGCCTCGATGGGCTCATGGGTGACAGACTACCTCTCAGGCTGGGCGGGTGAGCATGGCATGGTGGTCCACTCGCTCGCCAACTACCGCGGCCCCGCGCTGACCGGCGACGTGACGATCCAGACCGCCGAAGTGGTCGACAAGTCGGTCGATGCGGACGGGCGCGCCCTCGTCCACGTCAAGCACCTGATGAAGAACCAGAAGGGCACGACGATGTGCACCGGCACAGCCGAGATCGCCCTGCCGAAAAAGCCAGCCTAA
- a CDS encoding efflux transporter outer membrane subunit, which yields MNPRFAAASLLAITLSLGACTAPDLGPRPQLTPPGGLEAGQSLTSNSPALRDWPRERWWTAYGDPQLDALVEEALAGSPSVAAAQARIRQARGAAGVAGAALLPTLGGQGSAGFTKQSYNNGVPAEFVPKGWNSTGTLALSGDFDLDLWGANRKALAAATSEAEAVEADARQAELMISSNVVSSYFDLARLVERGKALADANKARGSFVDLTGQREREGIDNQAPMRRAEAAAATARAAFSANEEQTLLRRHALAALLGKGPDRGLAITPPAIATVPEVGIPTDAGIALAGRRPDIVAARLRAEAAGARIDQAKAAYMPNISLRGLFGLTSLGLSNLIDSGSTYGNGIGALSLPIFQGGRLKGQFTQARGGYDAAVANYNDTVVGALQEVADALASRDAAAGQERDAAEAARTSQVGYDLSMQRFRGGLSNYLDALTAQTDALQAREAAIDAHFRTLALEVALQRALGGGFADNSSEKAPDND from the coding sequence ATGAACCCGCGATTCGCGGCAGCGTCGCTGCTGGCGATTACACTTTCCCTCGGGGCCTGCACGGCGCCTGATCTGGGCCCGCGTCCGCAATTGACGCCGCCAGGCGGGCTGGAGGCTGGCCAGTCACTGACCAGCAACAGTCCCGCCTTGCGCGATTGGCCGCGAGAGCGCTGGTGGACTGCCTATGGCGATCCCCAGCTTGACGCCCTGGTGGAGGAAGCGCTGGCCGGATCGCCCAGCGTCGCTGCAGCCCAGGCCCGCATTCGCCAGGCGCGCGGTGCAGCCGGGGTTGCCGGTGCCGCATTGCTCCCCACGCTGGGCGGGCAGGGCTCTGCGGGTTTCACCAAGCAGTCCTACAACAACGGCGTGCCCGCCGAATTCGTTCCCAAGGGCTGGAACAGCACCGGTACGCTGGCGCTCTCGGGCGACTTCGACCTCGACTTGTGGGGCGCGAACCGTAAGGCCCTCGCCGCTGCGACGTCTGAAGCCGAAGCCGTCGAAGCCGACGCCCGGCAGGCCGAGCTGATGATTTCCAGCAACGTGGTCTCCTCCTATTTTGACCTCGCCCGACTGGTCGAACGCGGCAAGGCGCTGGCCGATGCCAACAAGGCGCGCGGCTCTTTCGTCGACCTGACCGGTCAGCGCGAACGGGAGGGTATAGACAATCAGGCGCCGATGCGCCGTGCGGAAGCAGCGGCTGCCACTGCGCGCGCCGCATTCTCTGCCAATGAAGAACAGACCCTGCTTCGCCGGCACGCGCTTGCCGCGCTGCTCGGCAAAGGCCCCGACCGTGGACTGGCGATCACCCCCCCAGCCATCGCCACGGTTCCCGAGGTGGGAATTCCCACCGATGCGGGCATCGCGCTCGCAGGCCGCCGTCCCGACATCGTCGCGGCGCGCCTGCGAGCCGAGGCGGCCGGCGCCCGGATCGATCAGGCCAAGGCTGCTTACATGCCCAACATCAGCCTGCGCGGTCTGTTCGGCTTGACGTCGCTGGGCCTGTCCAACCTGATCGACAGCGGTTCGACCTACGGAAACGGCATTGGCGCGCTCAGTCTGCCGATCTTCCAGGGTGGACGCCTGAAAGGCCAGTTCACGCAGGCGCGCGGCGGCTATGACGCTGCCGTCGCCAATTATAACGACACCGTGGTGGGCGCGTTGCAGGAAGTCGCCGATGCGCTTGCCAGCCGCGATGCCGCCGCCGGTCAGGAGCGCGACGCGGCGGAAGCGGCGCGGACCTCGCAGGTCGGCTACGACTTGTCGATGCAGCGCTTTCGCGGCGGCCTGTCCAACTATCTCGATGCACTGACCGCCCAGACCGATGCTCTGCAGGCGCGCGAAGCCGCGATCGATGCCCATTTCCGTACCCTCGCCCTGGAAGTCGCGCTGCAACGCGCGCTGGGCGGCGGGTTCGCAGACAATTCCAGTGAGAAGGCTCCCGACAATGACTGA
- a CDS encoding glycine zipper 2TM domain-containing protein translates to MKKSLLALAALAFTATALPLTPAMADPPRWNDRDRDGRNDRWDRRDNRKDYRRDDRRRNVYDSRGRYSEPRRIDRNSRVWRGNDGRYYCKRDNGTTGLIIGAGVGALAGNQIAGNGDRTIGTILGGVLGGALGREIDKGDIQCR, encoded by the coding sequence ATGAAGAAGTCCCTGCTGGCGCTGGCCGCCTTGGCCTTCACCGCCACCGCCCTCCCCCTTACTCCCGCGATGGCCGATCCGCCGCGCTGGAACGACCGCGACCGTGATGGACGTAACGACCGCTGGGATCGCCGCGACAACCGCAAGGATTATCGCCGTGATGACCGCCGCCGCAATGTCTACGATTCGCGTGGCCGTTATTCGGAGCCGCGCCGGATCGACCGCAATTCGCGGGTCTGGCGCGGCAATGACGGCCGTTATTACTGCAAGCGCGACAACGGCACGACCGGCCTCATCATCGGCGCCGGTGTGGGCGCGCTGGCCGGTAACCAGATCGCCGGCAACGGCGACCGCACGATCGGCACGATCCTGGGGGGCGTCCTGGGAGGCGCGCTCGGCCGCGAGATCGACAAGGGCGATATCCAGTGCCGTTGA
- a CDS encoding TetR/AcrR family transcriptional regulator, which yields MTEMIGKRELNKARKRAEIVRIATLLFLEHGYAATTMSAIADALGGSKATLWAHFSSKEDLFSAVIDMHIGTFSRDIDEVLTGQTFSPPAMRRACMRFLDCLLNVNSVLLYRLVVSEGERFPEIKEMFYERGPVKMRSAITRFFSTRFDADEAARLTQFTVSAVTGYRTDILLRPAKATKAQHEAFVDNLMAHIAFPPEKDVAAD from the coding sequence ATGACGGAAATGATCGGAAAACGAGAGCTCAACAAAGCACGCAAACGCGCGGAGATCGTGCGCATTGCCACGCTTTTGTTTCTGGAACATGGCTATGCGGCCACCACCATGTCCGCAATTGCCGACGCGCTTGGCGGTTCCAAGGCGACTTTATGGGCGCACTTTTCCTCCAAGGAAGACCTGTTTTCCGCCGTCATCGACATGCACATCGGCACGTTCTCGCGCGATATCGACGAAGTGCTGACGGGGCAGACCTTCTCGCCCCCGGCCATGCGGCGCGCTTGCATGCGGTTCCTGGATTGCCTGCTGAACGTGAACTCGGTGCTGCTCTACCGCCTTGTGGTGAGTGAGGGCGAACGCTTCCCCGAGATCAAGGAAATGTTCTACGAGCGCGGCCCGGTGAAGATGCGCAGCGCCATTACCCGCTTCTTCTCTACGCGCTTCGATGCTGACGAGGCGGCGCGGCTCACCCAGTTCACCGTCTCCGCCGTCACCGGTTACCGCACCGATATCCTCCTGCGCCCGGCCAAGGCAACGAAAGCCCAGCACGAAGCCTTTGTGGACAACCTGATGGCGCACATAGCCTTTCCCCCGGAAAAGGATGTCGCAGCAGACTGA
- a CDS encoding DHA2 family efflux MFS transporter permease subunit translates to MAGAASAAGAAPKAGGGAPAQPLTGAKLVLAGLVLAMANFVVVLDTTIANVSVPHIAGGLAVSVSSGTWVITSYAVAEAICVPLTGWLSNRFGTLRVFMLSLIGFGLFSTLCGLSNSLSMLVVFRLGQGFCGGPLMPLTQTLLLRIFPKEMHPKAMAMWAMTVVTAPIAGPILGGYISDNWSWEWIFFINVPIVALIFFGVFTLLRGAETPVQKLPIDKIGLLLLVIWVGAFQMMLDLGRDEDWFSSGRIVVLACIAVVAFAAFVIWELTEDHPIVDISVFRHRGFSAATLSLTIAFGTYFASIVIIPQWLQTSMGYTATEAGRAMAFSGVLAVVASPFVPKLMQRFDPRLIVFAGVTWIGICALMRMTWSTEITFWTIATPQLLQGIGVSLMIVPLTTISLSSVLPRETASAAGIANFGRTLAGAVATAIVSTIWSDMSRERSAEIAGTLNGAGAVSQSLQDRGFSAEQARGTIAQLVENQGTAVATGHLFGICAVALFLAALTIWLAPRPPKNVKPASGH, encoded by the coding sequence ATGGCAGGCGCTGCATCAGCGGCGGGGGCTGCCCCGAAGGCCGGCGGAGGCGCCCCGGCGCAGCCGCTGACCGGGGCCAAGCTGGTCCTTGCGGGCCTCGTGCTGGCCATGGCGAACTTCGTCGTCGTTCTCGACACGACGATCGCCAACGTTTCGGTTCCGCATATCGCGGGCGGCCTGGCGGTTTCCGTATCGAGCGGGACCTGGGTCATTACCTCCTATGCCGTCGCCGAAGCGATCTGCGTGCCGCTCACCGGCTGGCTTTCCAACCGTTTCGGCACTTTGCGCGTCTTCATGCTGTCGCTGATCGGGTTCGGTCTGTTCTCGACCCTGTGCGGCCTTTCGAACTCGCTTTCCATGCTGGTCGTGTTCCGTTTGGGACAGGGCTTTTGCGGCGGTCCGCTGATGCCGCTGACGCAGACGCTGCTGCTGCGCATCTTCCCCAAGGAAATGCACCCCAAGGCGATGGCGATGTGGGCGATGACCGTCGTCACCGCGCCGATCGCGGGGCCGATCCTGGGCGGCTACATCTCCGACAACTGGTCGTGGGAATGGATCTTTTTCATCAACGTGCCGATCGTCGCACTGATCTTCTTCGGGGTGTTCACCCTGCTGCGCGGCGCGGAAACGCCGGTACAGAAGCTGCCGATCGACAAGATCGGCCTGCTGCTGCTGGTGATATGGGTCGGCGCGTTCCAGATGATGCTGGATCTGGGCCGGGACGAGGACTGGTTCTCATCGGGCAGAATCGTGGTGCTGGCCTGTATCGCGGTGGTGGCCTTTGCCGCTTTCGTGATCTGGGAACTGACCGAAGACCACCCGATCGTCGACATCAGCGTGTTCAGGCATCGAGGCTTCTCGGCCGCCACACTTTCGCTGACGATCGCCTTCGGCACCTACTTCGCCTCGATCGTCATCATCCCGCAGTGGCTCCAGACCTCGATGGGCTACACCGCGACGGAGGCGGGCCGGGCCATGGCCTTCAGCGGCGTGCTGGCGGTTGTCGCCTCGCCCTTCGTGCCCAAGCTCATGCAGCGTTTCGACCCCCGGCTCATCGTCTTCGCAGGGGTAACGTGGATTGGCATCTGTGCGCTGATGCGCATGACATGGTCGACCGAGATCACCTTCTGGACGATCGCCACGCCGCAGCTTCTGCAGGGCATTGGCGTCTCGCTGATGATCGTGCCGCTGACCACCATCAGCCTGAGTTCGGTCCTGCCGAGGGAAACCGCCTCGGCGGCGGGCATCGCCAACTTCGGGCGAACGCTGGCGGGCGCGGTGGCCACGGCGATCGTGTCGACGATCTGGAGCGACATGTCGCGCGAACGCTCCGCCGAGATCGCGGGTACGCTCAACGGTGCCGGCGCGGTCTCGCAAAGTCTTCAGGACAGGGGCTTCTCTGCCGAGCAGGCACGCGGGACGATCGCGCAGCTGGTGGAGAACCAGGGTACCGCCGTCGCCACCGGGCATCTTTTCGGCATCTGCGCAGTGGCCCTGTTCCTTGCCGCGCTGACGATCTGGCTGGCCCCGCGTCCGCCCAAGAACGTCAAACCCGCCTCGGGGCACTGA